The following proteins come from a genomic window of Cronobacter muytjensii ATCC 51329:
- a CDS encoding cupin domain-containing protein, with the protein MTPSCETLYLREPCGGVPNNALPVLLYRQAAPEGTDDRAVWFEQRFAQHQWPARWRYPVFTYTHFHTNTHEVLGIYAGEAQIQLGGEAGPVVTLRAGDAVLIPAGVGHKQIDASPDFMAVGAYPDGLSPDKFLDEPAQLPQTRRQVAQVTKPPRDPLFGPEGGLVTHW; encoded by the coding sequence ATGACCCCATCGTGTGAAACGCTTTATCTGCGCGAGCCCTGCGGGGGCGTGCCCAATAACGCGCTGCCGGTGCTTCTCTACCGGCAGGCGGCCCCCGAAGGAACGGACGATCGCGCCGTCTGGTTTGAGCAGCGCTTCGCGCAGCACCAGTGGCCCGCGCGCTGGCGCTATCCGGTGTTCACCTATACCCACTTTCACACCAACACCCATGAGGTGCTCGGCATCTATGCGGGCGAGGCGCAGATCCAGCTTGGCGGCGAAGCGGGCCCGGTGGTGACGCTGCGCGCAGGCGACGCGGTGCTGATCCCGGCGGGCGTCGGGCATAAGCAAATCGACGCCAGCCCCGACTTCATGGCGGTGGGCGCTTATCCTGATGGGCTGTCCCCCGATAAATTCCTTGATGAACCTGCGCAGTTGCCGCAAACGCGTCGCCAGGTGGCACAGGTGACAAAGCCGCCGCGCGATCCTCTCTTCGGCCCGGAAGGCGGACTGGTCACGCACTGGTAA
- the araF gene encoding arabinose ABC transporter substrate-binding protein AraF: MHKFTKALAAIGLAAVMSQSAIAETMKLGFLVKQPEEPWFQTEWKFADKAGKDLGFEVIKIAVPDGEKTLNAIDSLAASGAKGFVICTPDPKLGSAIVAKARGYDMKVIAVDDQFVTAKGKPMETVPLVMMAATKIGERQGQELYKEMQKRGWDVKETAVMAITADELDTARRRTTGSMDALKAAGFPEKQIYKVPTKSNDIPGAFDAANSMLVQHPEVKHWLVVGMNDNTVLGGVRATEGQGFKAADVIGIGINGVDAVSELSKAQATGFYGSLLPSPDVHGYKSSEMLYNWVTKGAEPPKFTEVTDVVLITRDNFKEELAKKGLGGK; the protein is encoded by the coding sequence ATGCACAAATTTACTAAAGCGCTGGCGGCCATCGGGCTCGCCGCCGTTATGTCACAATCCGCTATCGCCGAGACCATGAAGCTCGGTTTTCTGGTGAAACAGCCTGAAGAGCCGTGGTTCCAGACCGAATGGAAATTCGCCGATAAAGCGGGCAAAGATCTCGGTTTCGAGGTTATCAAAATCGCGGTGCCGGACGGGGAGAAAACCCTGAACGCCATCGACAGCCTTGCGGCAAGCGGCGCCAAAGGCTTTGTTATCTGTACGCCGGATCCGAAACTCGGCTCGGCGATTGTCGCCAAGGCACGCGGCTACGACATGAAAGTTATCGCGGTCGATGATCAGTTCGTCACCGCCAAAGGCAAACCGATGGAAACCGTGCCGCTGGTCATGATGGCCGCGACCAAAATCGGCGAGCGTCAGGGGCAGGAACTCTATAAAGAGATGCAAAAACGCGGCTGGGATGTGAAAGAGACCGCCGTCATGGCAATCACCGCCGATGAGCTCGACACCGCGCGCCGCCGCACCACGGGTTCGATGGACGCGCTGAAAGCAGCCGGTTTCCCGGAAAAACAGATCTATAAAGTCCCGACCAAATCCAACGACATCCCCGGCGCGTTCGACGCCGCCAACTCCATGCTGGTTCAGCACCCGGAAGTGAAACACTGGCTGGTGGTCGGTATGAATGACAACACCGTGCTGGGCGGCGTGCGCGCCACTGAAGGGCAGGGCTTTAAAGCGGCTGACGTTATCGGCATCGGTATCAACGGCGTGGACGCGGTAAGCGAACTTTCCAAAGCGCAGGCCACCGGCTTCTACGGCTCGTTGCTGCCAAGCCCGGACGTCCACGGCTATAAATCCAGCGAAATGCTCTACAACTGGGTCACCAAAGGCGCTGAGCCGCCGAAATTCACCGAAGTCACCGACGTGGTGTTGATCACCCGCGATAACTTTAAAGAGGAACTGGCGAAAAAAGGTCTCGGCGGCAAGTAA
- a CDS encoding MFS transporter: MGQNMAKAGTGGISPAALLVAGAFFMEFLDGTVIATALPTMAQTFGVEAVALNIGISAYLLTLAVLIPASGWIADRFGARKVFTLALGIFTGASVLCGLADSLETFVLMRILQGAGGALMVPVGRLAVLRVTPKHQLITAIATLTWPALVAPIIGPPLGGFITSYASWRWIFFINLPAGLLAMALAWRIIPDNHDDERRPFDTPGFIATALAMVALVSAMEMLAARDTSTGLAVALLLAGTGALVFALRHFRRAPFPMIRLNALAVPTFRVTMYGGSLFRASISAVPFLLPLLFQVGFGMDAFHSGLLVLAVFAGNLTIKPATTPLIRWLGFKNLLLINGLLNVLALLACALLTPQTPVWLILLILFLGGVFRSIQFTGISTLAFADVPAGEMSYANTLFSTATQLAVGLGVTLGAIGIRLGEMISGAFFTADIPGVSFRLAFVMIALISLAGMIDTLRLATHAGSSVSGKQA; the protein is encoded by the coding sequence ATGGGTCAGAATATGGCGAAGGCAGGTACCGGGGGCATCTCTCCCGCCGCGCTGCTGGTGGCTGGCGCCTTTTTTATGGAATTCCTCGATGGAACGGTGATCGCCACCGCCCTGCCGACGATGGCGCAGACGTTCGGCGTTGAGGCCGTCGCGCTCAATATCGGCATCAGCGCGTATCTGCTCACGCTGGCGGTGCTGATCCCGGCCAGCGGCTGGATTGCCGATCGTTTCGGCGCGCGCAAAGTGTTTACCCTGGCGCTCGGCATTTTTACCGGCGCGTCGGTGCTGTGCGGTCTCGCGGATTCGCTGGAGACGTTCGTGCTGATGCGAATATTACAGGGCGCGGGCGGCGCTCTGATGGTGCCGGTCGGGCGGCTCGCGGTGCTGCGCGTGACGCCAAAACATCAGCTTATTACCGCTATCGCCACGCTCACCTGGCCTGCGCTGGTAGCGCCGATTATCGGGCCGCCGCTCGGCGGGTTTATCACCAGCTACGCCAGCTGGCGCTGGATCTTCTTTATTAACCTGCCCGCCGGGCTGCTGGCGATGGCGCTCGCCTGGCGTATTATCCCGGATAACCACGATGACGAGCGCCGCCCGTTCGACACGCCGGGATTTATCGCCACTGCGCTGGCAATGGTGGCGCTGGTAAGCGCTATGGAGATGCTGGCCGCGCGCGACACCAGCACCGGGCTTGCCGTCGCCCTGCTGCTCGCGGGAACCGGCGCGCTGGTTTTCGCGCTGCGTCATTTTCGCCGCGCGCCGTTCCCGATGATTCGCCTCAATGCGCTGGCCGTACCGACGTTTCGGGTGACGATGTATGGCGGCTCGCTGTTTCGCGCCTCGATAAGCGCCGTTCCCTTTTTACTGCCGCTGCTGTTTCAGGTGGGTTTCGGGATGGACGCGTTTCACTCCGGGCTGCTGGTGCTGGCAGTATTCGCCGGTAATCTGACGATCAAGCCCGCCACCACGCCGCTTATCCGCTGGCTTGGCTTCAAAAATCTGCTGCTGATTAACGGCCTGCTGAACGTGCTGGCGCTGCTCGCCTGTGCGCTACTGACGCCACAAACGCCGGTATGGCTTATTCTGCTGATCCTGTTTCTGGGCGGGGTGTTTCGTTCGATTCAGTTTACCGGCATCAGCACGCTGGCGTTTGCCGATGTGCCCGCAGGGGAAATGAGCTACGCCAATACGCTGTTCAGCACGGCAACACAGCTCGCCGTCGGTCTTGGGGTCACGCTCGGCGCCATCGGCATCCGGCTTGGCGAGATGATAAGCGGGGCCTTTTTTACAGCGGATATTCCGGGCGTGAGCTTCCGGCTGGCGTTTGTGATGATTGCGCTGATAAGCCTCGCCGGCATGATCGATACGCTGAGGCTCGCCACGCATGCCGGCAGCAGCGTTTCCGGCAAACAGGCATAA
- a CDS encoding non-heme ferritin-like protein — protein MAPISVVQKLNAQMNKEFYASNLCLYYSDWCAQQSLNGSATVLRHQAQHNVTQMMRLFDYLKQTGANPVLGALKSVKPDCLSLEAIFHQMQEELTGRRAALTRLMSEAHTARDEATLAMLSEFENELRQDEALLETILRELASARKAGLCAEEADQRLLGMMEQMQ, from the coding sequence ATGGCTCCCATCAGCGTGGTGCAGAAACTGAATGCACAAATGAATAAGGAGTTTTATGCATCGAATTTGTGCCTGTATTACAGCGACTGGTGCGCGCAGCAAAGCCTCAATGGCAGCGCGACGGTATTGCGTCATCAGGCGCAACATAATGTGACGCAAATGATGCGTTTATTCGATTATCTGAAGCAAACCGGCGCCAATCCGGTGCTCGGCGCTTTGAAATCGGTGAAGCCCGACTGCTTAAGCCTTGAGGCGATTTTCCACCAGATGCAGGAAGAACTGACCGGGCGCCGCGCGGCGCTGACGCGCCTGATGAGCGAGGCGCACACCGCGCGCGACGAGGCGACACTCGCGATGCTCAGCGAATTCGAAAATGAGCTGCGCCAGGATGAGGCGCTGCTGGAGACTATCCTGCGTGAACTCGCAAGCGCCCGTAAAGCGGGTCTGTGCGCCGAAGAGGCGGACCAGCGCCTGCTGGGGATGATGGAACAGATGCAGTAA
- a CDS encoding anaerobic C4-dicarboxylate transporter — protein MITLEFIVIILCLLAGTRFGGMGLGLISGIGLFLLTFIFGLEPGKPPVDVMLTILAVIGCAATLQTAGGLNVMMQFAERLLRRHPQHITLLAPLTTWTLTFLCGTGHVVYTMFPIIADIALKKNIRPERPMAVASVASQMAITASPVSVAVVSLVSILGAQHGIGEAWSILEILAVSVPASLFGVLIAALWSLKRGKNLDDDEAFQARLRDPKQREFIYGGNETLMNQRFDKHAWWSTWIFFAAIALVVLLGALPALRPAFEVKGKIAPLSMNLVIQMMMLIAGAVMLVVCKVNAASVSSGAVFKAGMVAIFSVFGVAWMSDTFFQAHLAELKMALEGVVKSHPWTYALVLFLVSKLVNSQAAALTAVAPMGLMLGVEPKMLVAFFPASYGYFVLPTYPSDLACIGFDRSGTTRIGKFILNHSFILPGLIGVSCACAASYLLVTLFF, from the coding sequence ATGATCACCCTCGAATTTATCGTCATTATTCTGTGTCTGCTGGCCGGCACCCGCTTCGGCGGGATGGGGCTTGGCTTAATCAGCGGCATCGGGCTGTTTCTTTTAACCTTTATCTTTGGGCTGGAGCCGGGCAAGCCGCCGGTGGACGTGATGCTGACCATCCTTGCGGTGATCGGCTGCGCCGCTACGCTGCAAACCGCAGGCGGGCTGAACGTGATGATGCAGTTCGCCGAGCGGCTGTTGCGCCGTCACCCGCAGCACATCACGCTGCTGGCGCCCCTCACCACCTGGACGCTGACCTTTTTATGCGGCACCGGGCACGTGGTTTACACCATGTTCCCGATCATTGCGGATATCGCGCTGAAGAAAAATATTCGCCCCGAGCGACCGATGGCGGTGGCGTCCGTCGCCTCGCAGATGGCGATCACCGCCTCGCCGGTATCGGTCGCGGTGGTGTCGCTGGTCTCGATTCTCGGTGCGCAGCACGGCATCGGCGAGGCGTGGAGCATTCTGGAGATCCTGGCGGTGTCGGTGCCCGCCTCGCTGTTCGGCGTGCTCATCGCCGCCCTCTGGAGCCTGAAACGCGGTAAAAATCTGGACGACGACGAGGCGTTTCAGGCGCGCCTGCGCGATCCGAAACAGCGTGAGTTCATTTATGGCGGCAATGAAACGCTCATGAACCAGCGCTTTGACAAACACGCCTGGTGGTCGACCTGGATTTTCTTTGCCGCCATTGCGCTGGTGGTGCTGCTCGGCGCGCTGCCCGCGCTGCGCCCGGCGTTTGAGGTAAAAGGTAAAATCGCCCCGCTCTCCATGAATCTGGTGATTCAGATGATGATGTTGATCGCAGGCGCCGTGATGCTGGTGGTCTGTAAGGTCAACGCGGCGTCTGTCTCCAGCGGTGCGGTGTTCAAAGCCGGGATGGTGGCGATTTTCTCTGTGTTCGGCGTGGCATGGATGAGCGATACATTTTTTCAGGCGCATCTCGCGGAACTGAAAATGGCGCTGGAAGGCGTGGTGAAGAGCCACCCGTGGACCTACGCGCTGGTGCTGTTTCTGGTCTCCAAGCTGGTAAACAGCCAGGCCGCGGCGCTGACCGCCGTCGCGCCGATGGGGCTGATGCTCGGCGTGGAGCCGAAAATGCTGGTAGCGTTTTTCCCGGCCTCTTACGGTTACTTCGTGCTGCCGACTTACCCGAGCGACCTGGCGTGCATTGGCTTTGATCGCTCCGGTACAACCCGCATTGGCAAATTCATCTTAAACCACAGCTTTATTCTGCCCGGTCTGATTGGCGTCAGCTGCGCCTGCGCCGCCAGCTACCTGCTGGTGACGCTTTTCTTCTGA
- a CDS encoding LysE family translocator: protein MSLLSQQLPFLCFAFVASITPGPTNILIFTNSQRYGARATLPAVAGACFASSAIVLLCGVGPGEALRHAPWLARLMALTGALWLTWMSWQLFRAPAVTLAGDASRPFSAQAAAALQLINPKTWMMAMAVVTVFAPHEGRAFFTLAFQALGFLVISLACLAAWAWLGCGVHRVFRSEKALVRFQQVMALWLLTSAWMGFFH, encoded by the coding sequence ATGAGCCTGCTTTCACAACAGCTGCCGTTTTTATGCTTCGCTTTTGTCGCCTCGATTACGCCGGGGCCGACGAACATTCTTATCTTCACCAACAGCCAGCGCTACGGCGCGCGGGCGACGCTGCCCGCCGTGGCGGGCGCCTGTTTCGCCTCAAGCGCAATTGTACTGCTGTGCGGCGTCGGCCCTGGCGAGGCGCTGCGTCACGCGCCGTGGCTGGCGCGACTGATGGCGCTCACAGGCGCGCTGTGGCTCACCTGGATGAGCTGGCAACTGTTCCGGGCGCCCGCCGTGACGCTTGCAGGCGACGCGTCGCGTCCGTTCAGCGCGCAGGCGGCGGCCGCATTACAGCTGATCAACCCGAAAACCTGGATGATGGCGATGGCGGTGGTGACGGTATTTGCGCCGCATGAGGGCCGCGCGTTTTTCACGCTCGCGTTTCAGGCGCTGGGCTTTCTGGTGATTTCGCTGGCCTGTCTTGCCGCCTGGGCATGGCTTGGATGCGGCGTTCATCGTGTGTTTCGCAGTGAGAAAGCGCTGGTGCGTTTTCAACAGGTGATGGCGCTCTGGCTGCTGACCAGCGCCTGGATGGGTTTCTTTCACTGA
- the azuC gene encoding stress response protein AzuC, whose product MKLRKILKSMFENYCKTFKDVPPAGMF is encoded by the coding sequence ATGAAACTGCGCAAGATCCTCAAAAGCATGTTTGAAAACTACTGCAAAACTTTTAAAGACGTTCCGCCAGCCGGGATGTTCTGA
- a CDS encoding AraC family transcriptional regulator, with protein sequence MAKDWIELRQHADTGIETIRAHFEGHAYDPHWHDSYLAGVTLSGTQQFHCRRERHYSTPGAAFLLEPGETHDGDAPLAGGFTYLTFYLDARWLRDTLGGLYATLPDSYELRFAHTIARDPVLTHTIATTFNTLHQDEMRIVQQGVMDNLLNQLTHHCQWRKRLPGEIRDARMAQRARDYLFAHIGDNIGLAELAQALNTDRFTLSRSFKHAFGMAPHAWLVQLRLARARTLLARGMMPADVAAALGFSDQSHLGRWFQRAYRLSPAHYRKLCTNLPDPAR encoded by the coding sequence ATGGCAAAAGACTGGATTGAACTACGACAGCACGCTGACACCGGCATCGAAACCATCCGCGCGCACTTCGAAGGCCACGCCTACGATCCGCACTGGCACGACAGCTATCTGGCAGGCGTGACGCTCTCCGGCACCCAGCAGTTTCACTGCCGCCGGGAGCGGCATTACAGCACGCCCGGCGCCGCCTTTCTGCTGGAGCCCGGCGAGACCCACGACGGCGACGCGCCGCTCGCGGGCGGTTTTACCTATCTCACCTTTTATCTGGATGCGCGCTGGCTGCGCGACACGCTCGGCGGGCTTTACGCCACGCTGCCGGACAGTTACGAGCTGCGCTTCGCCCACACGATTGCCCGCGATCCGGTTCTCACGCACACCATCGCCACCACCTTCAACACGCTGCATCAGGATGAGATGCGTATTGTGCAACAGGGCGTGATGGATAATTTGCTTAATCAGCTGACGCACCACTGTCAGTGGCGCAAGCGGCTGCCCGGTGAGATCCGCGACGCGCGCATGGCCCAGCGCGCCCGTGATTATCTGTTTGCGCACATCGGTGACAATATCGGGCTGGCGGAGCTGGCGCAGGCGCTCAATACCGACCGCTTCACGCTCTCGCGCAGTTTCAAGCACGCCTTCGGCATGGCGCCGCACGCCTGGCTGGTTCAACTGCGTCTCGCCCGCGCCAGAACGCTGCTTGCGCGCGGTATGATGCCCGCCGACGTCGCGGCCGCGCTCGGTTTTTCCGATCAGAGCCATCTGGGCCGCTGGTTCCAGCGCGCCTACCGGCTCTCGCCAGCCCACTACCGCAAACTCTGCACGAATCTTCCAGACCCGGCGCGCTGA
- a CDS encoding DJ-1/PfpI family protein, giving the protein MKRAAVLLAPGFEEGEAIVTIDILRRLNIEVETLACAETRAVVSYHAIPLVADALLAVRFDETYDAVILPGGPQGSVNLAADPQVIDFVARHDSAGKLICPICSAAARVLGGNGLLKGRRYVCSGELWQAVQDGEYVDAPVMEDGNLISGKGLGRVFDFALTVAARLTGDEAAARDHADHIYYPW; this is encoded by the coding sequence ATGAAACGAGCGGCGGTGCTGCTGGCGCCAGGATTTGAAGAGGGAGAAGCCATTGTCACTATCGATATATTACGACGGCTAAACATTGAGGTGGAAACGCTCGCCTGCGCCGAAACGCGCGCGGTGGTGAGCTACCACGCTATTCCGCTGGTGGCGGATGCGCTCCTCGCCGTGCGATTTGATGAAACCTACGACGCGGTGATCCTGCCGGGCGGCCCGCAGGGCAGCGTTAATCTGGCGGCGGACCCGCAGGTAATCGACTTTGTCGCGCGCCACGACAGCGCCGGAAAACTTATCTGCCCCATTTGCTCCGCCGCCGCGCGCGTACTGGGCGGCAACGGACTGCTGAAAGGCCGCCGCTATGTCTGCTCGGGCGAGCTGTGGCAGGCGGTGCAGGACGGGGAGTATGTCGATGCGCCGGTGATGGAAGACGGCAATCTCATCAGCGGCAAAGGACTCGGGCGCGTCTTTGACTTTGCGCTGACCGTCGCGGCGCGTTTAACCGGCGATGAAGCCGCCGCGCGCGATCACGCCGACCATATCTATTACCCCTGGTAA
- a CDS encoding RpiB/LacA/LacB family sugar-phosphate isomerase: protein MKIALMMENSQAAKNAIIYKELKAVADEKAFPVYNVGMSDENDHHLTYIHLGIMASILLNSRAVDFVVTGCGTGQGALMSLNIHPGVVCGYCIDPADAFLFAQINNGNALALPFAKGFGWGAELNVRFIFEKAFTGRKGEGYPPERKEPQVRNAGILNQVKAAVVKDNYLDTLRAIDPELVKTAVSGERFQQCFFDNCQDKEIEDFVRGLLG, encoded by the coding sequence ATGAAAATTGCACTGATGATGGAAAACAGTCAGGCGGCCAAAAACGCAATCATCTATAAAGAGCTGAAAGCGGTGGCGGATGAGAAAGCGTTCCCGGTGTACAACGTCGGCATGAGCGATGAGAACGATCATCACCTGACCTACATCCACCTCGGGATCATGGCGAGCATCCTGCTGAATTCCAGAGCGGTGGATTTCGTGGTCACCGGCTGCGGCACCGGTCAGGGCGCGCTGATGTCCCTGAATATTCATCCGGGCGTGGTGTGCGGTTACTGCATCGATCCGGCGGATGCCTTCCTGTTCGCGCAGATCAACAACGGCAACGCGCTGGCGCTGCCGTTTGCGAAAGGCTTCGGCTGGGGCGCTGAACTCAACGTGCGCTTCATCTTTGAAAAAGCCTTTACCGGGCGCAAAGGCGAAGGCTACCCGCCGGAGCGTAAAGAGCCGCAGGTGCGTAATGCGGGCATTCTCAACCAGGTGAAAGCGGCCGTGGTGAAAGACAACTATCTCGACACCCTGCGCGCCATCGACCCTGAACTGGTGAAAACCGCTGTCTCCGGCGAGCGTTTCCAGCAGTGTTTCTTCGATAACTGCCAGGATAAAGAGATTGAAGATTTCGTGCGCGGCCTCCTTGGCTAA
- a CDS encoding DUF2766 family protein has protein sequence MSQPLTAEDELVSDVVACQLVIKQILDVIDVIAPVEVREKMASQLKSIDFAGHPSADPVTLRAIQKAVALIELRFTPQSDAH, from the coding sequence ATGTCACAGCCCCTCACCGCCGAAGATGAACTGGTTTCCGACGTGGTCGCCTGCCAGTTGGTTATCAAACAGATCCTCGACGTCATCGACGTTATCGCGCCGGTGGAAGTGCGCGAAAAAATGGCCAGCCAGCTGAAAAGCATCGATTTTGCAGGCCATCCTTCCGCCGATCCGGTGACGCTGCGCGCCATTCAAAAAGCGGTGGCGCTCATTGAACTGCGCTTTACCCCGCAGAGCGACGCGCACTAA
- the yecR gene encoding YecR family lipoprotein, whose translation MRKPMRKVILITALLALGGCTITKTPEVVGGSKVTGTVRLGISEQPLQHAKVDNYVAQSIANRQCQDWGYAVAEAYGAPVKTCSVVTGTQCMTESIVLEYQCRGFTINNRAVGGW comes from the coding sequence GTGAGAAAACCGATGCGCAAGGTCATTTTAATTACCGCTCTGCTCGCGCTGGGCGGCTGCACCATTACCAAAACGCCGGAAGTGGTCGGCGGCAGTAAAGTTACCGGCACCGTCAGGCTCGGCATCAGCGAACAACCGCTGCAACATGCGAAAGTCGATAACTACGTCGCCCAGTCGATTGCGAATCGTCAGTGTCAGGACTGGGGCTACGCCGTAGCCGAAGCCTATGGCGCGCCGGTAAAAACGTGCTCTGTCGTGACCGGCACGCAATGCATGACCGAATCGATCGTGCTGGAATATCAGTGCCGCGGCTTCACCATCAATAACCGCGCCGTCGGCGGCTGGTAA
- a CDS encoding methyl-accepting chemotaxis protein translates to MNFIRNVKIRAMVVWVLLLSTIAWVGVSGATLWFLHHLEDSLKLTPEQAGWVDTTQLILSLSVVGSIALTVLMERYLYFCLVRPVEIIRGHLNVLADGNLEVKLQDLGSNCVGLMVPYIQRMQDNWEKTVSAIRASADSIRSHAGEVTGVNNELSTRSEEQAAALEQTSSSMQQLSSTVKLNAENASHASTLAGNATRTAQAGGASVKEVMETMSRISSSSSKIVDITTVINSIAFQTNILALNAAVEAARAGEQGRGFAVVAGEVRNLASRSAQAAKEIETLLNESVANIQTGSGQVKKAGEAMDQILVAVRQVNDIMGEIASASGEQSDGISQVGVAVKEMDAVTQQNVQLVQQSVLASNDLERQAGHLTEVVGLFRLRGQTERVKAAVSAPLVRPALVSAAEPKSVAASENWETF, encoded by the coding sequence ATGAATTTTATTCGTAACGTTAAAATCCGCGCGATGGTCGTATGGGTCTTACTCTTATCAACCATCGCCTGGGTGGGGGTCTCCGGAGCGACGCTCTGGTTTCTACATCACCTGGAAGATAGTCTTAAACTGACGCCTGAGCAGGCAGGCTGGGTCGACACCACTCAATTAATATTAAGCCTCTCGGTCGTGGGCAGTATCGCCCTTACCGTGCTGATGGAGCGTTATCTTTATTTCTGTCTGGTACGCCCCGTGGAGATAATTCGTGGGCACCTGAACGTACTGGCGGACGGCAATCTGGAAGTGAAGCTGCAGGACCTTGGCAGCAACTGCGTGGGGCTGATGGTGCCTTATATTCAGCGCATGCAGGATAACTGGGAAAAAACCGTCAGCGCTATTCGCGCGAGCGCAGACAGTATCCGCAGCCATGCGGGAGAGGTCACCGGTGTTAATAACGAACTCTCCACGCGCTCCGAAGAGCAGGCGGCCGCGCTGGAGCAAACCAGCTCCAGCATGCAGCAGCTCAGCAGCACGGTAAAACTCAACGCGGAAAACGCGAGCCATGCCAGCACGCTCGCCGGCAACGCCACGCGCACGGCGCAGGCGGGGGGCGCCTCCGTGAAAGAGGTGATGGAAACCATGTCGCGGATCTCCAGCAGCTCCAGCAAGATCGTCGATATCACCACGGTTATCAACAGTATTGCATTCCAGACTAACATCCTTGCGCTTAACGCGGCAGTGGAGGCGGCACGCGCGGGCGAGCAGGGCCGTGGCTTTGCGGTGGTAGCGGGCGAAGTGCGCAATCTCGCGAGCCGCAGCGCTCAGGCCGCGAAAGAGATTGAAACGCTGCTTAACGAGTCCGTCGCTAATATCCAGACTGGCTCCGGTCAGGTGAAAAAGGCGGGCGAAGCGATGGATCAGATCCTGGTCGCGGTGCGCCAGGTCAACGACATCATGGGCGAAATCGCCAGCGCCTCCGGAGAGCAGAGTGACGGCATCAGTCAGGTTGGCGTGGCGGTTAAAGAGATGGATGCTGTCACGCAACAGAACGTGCAACTGGTGCAGCAGTCCGTGCTGGCATCAAACGATCTGGAGCGTCAGGCCGGACATCTTACCGAGGTGGTAGGGCTGTTCCGCCTGCGCGGTCAGACTGAACGCGTTAAAGCTGCTGTATCCGCACCGCTGGTGCGGCCTGCGCTGGTCAGCGCGGCTGAGCCGAAAAGCGTCGCTGCCAGCGAAAACTGGGAAACCTTCTGA